One genomic segment of Komagataella phaffii GS115 chromosome 4, complete sequence includes these proteins:
- a CDS encoding Putative pantetheine-phosphate adenylyltransferase (PPAT), producing the protein MRSHSCLIVVSEKILVQGLYTQFICKVSQLGDFPNIDVVLTVEIASAHKVNIVLQHLYEATRNSYGLDVDIQVGFAKWVFKDPHKQWSQIYIADGDNIPHQLQLNNISNVEPVHICFNPSDTSTTEYTNESSANDFNAEQFRVVAVGGTFDHLHDGHKILLGISAFLSRDELIVGVTGEAMLKNKKYKDYLESFIERKEKILRFLDFAYPGLPVAIHEINDVCGPTATVREIEGLVVSEETSSGGEYVNKVRREKNLPALEVFVVNVLGGSDKTSFSDKLSSTELRRRDYEKATAQI; encoded by the coding sequence ATGCGTTCTCATTCATGTTTGATTGTTGTATCGGAGAAAATATTAGTGCAAGGTCTCTACACGCAGTTCATTTGTAAAGTTAGTCAACTGGGAGACTTTCCCAATATCGATGTGGTTTTGACAGTTGAGATAGCAAGTGCGCATAAGGTAAACATTGTACTACAACACTTGTATGAAGCTACGAGAAACTCATATGGGCTAGACGTAGATATACAAGTAGGGTTTGCTAAGTGGGTGTTCAAAGATCCACATAAACAATGGTCCCAAATTTACATTGCTGACGGCGACAACATCCCTCATCAACTGCAATTGAACAATATCTCTAATGTCGAACCAGTTCACATCTGTTTTAACCCCAGCGACACTAGCACAACTGAATATACTAATGAGTCATCTGCAAACGACTTCAATGCTGAGCAGTTCAGAGTCGTTGCAGTTGGAGGGACTTTTGACCATCTTCACGATGGTCACAAGATTTTGCTAGGCATTAGTGCCTTTCTGTCAAGAGATGAACTAATTGTAGGAGTTACAGGGGAAGCAATGCTGAAGAATAAAAAATACAAAGATTATCTGGAATCTTTCATAGAACGCAAGGAGAAAATTCTTAGGTTTTTGGATTTTGCATATCCCGGTCTTCCAGTGGCTATACATGAAATCAATGATGTTTGTGGGCCAACAGCTACGGTAAGAGAAATTGAGGGACTCGTCGTTAGTGAAGAAACAAGCTCCGGAGGAGAATATGTCAATAAGGTTCGTCGAGAGAAGAACCTCCCCGCGTTAGAGGTCTTTGTTGTGAACGTTCTTGGTGGTTCGGATAAGACGAGCTTTAGTGACAAATTGAGTAGCACTGAGTTGCGCAGGCGGGACTACGAGAAGGCTACTGCCCAAATTTGA